A segment of the Synechococcus sp. CBW1002 genome:
TAGCCGCCTTGACCAGCGCCAAGCCGCAAGGCCTCCGCCTGGCCAAAACGAGTCGGATCGAGTTGCGGGCCACAGAACACGACCGTGACCTGCTGGATCGGGCTGCTGCGGCCCTCGGAACCGACCGCAGTTCCTTCCTGCTCGCCCAGGGGCGCCTCGCCGCCCAGCGGGTGCTGGCCGACAGGGAGCAGTTCGTGCTCGATCACGAGGGCCAGCTGGAATGGGAGCGGATCAACAGCCGCCCGGCTCGAAGCCTTCCGGGTCTGGCGCGGCTGCTGGAGCGCCCCTCGCCATTCCGTTGAACGGCGTGGGCCGCTACCAATCGCCAGAGCTGATGGCGGCTCGTCATCAGCTCACAGGCTTCCACTGCCGCTCCCAGGAGCAAACCGCCTGGCTGGTGGAGGTGGCCCCGGCCTCGATCACGACGGTGATCCGGTGCTGTTTGTGGAGATCCAGTTCCGGCATGTGGAGCCCGGCATTGATCTCAATGCGCTCAGCCAGAGCACCCTGGCTGTACGCCGTGCACTCTGGGCCATCGGGGAACGGCGTTATCCACACCTCCGCTACGACTTTCACGACGACCAGCGCATGCTCGGAACGGAGCACTGGTAAGCGTGACGCTTGCAGACGATCTGATCATCACCGCACGCCAGCTGGCCCATTTGCATGAGCGGCGGCCCCGGCAAGCCGATCTTCGTCGTGCGATCAGCACTGCGTCTCAGAAAACCGCTGCGTGGACGCGGGCATACCGGGCTCTGAACCATCAGGCCATCAAAAAAGCCTGTGGCCATAAGGAAGTACAGAATTATTCAGAAGATCTTGCAACTTTTATCAATCTATTTCCTGAGCTTCAAGAGCTGCGTCAGCGAGCTGATGACGACCCAAACGCTCGCTACAAGCATGGTGAGGTGCTCAGTGCCGTGAACGATGCTGAAGTCGCCCTTGGCATGACCCGCAGCTGATACCCGCCCCCTTCCTTCAGCCCTCGGCCCCCAGCTCCTGGTGTGGCCGGGGGCTTTTTTTATGGTCTTCCGCCCGTCCACCACCGCCACTCCCAGCAGCGCCGCGCAGCTGGCCCTGCCCCAGCAAGCAGCCCTCGCTGCTGCAGCGCGCCTGGCGCAAGCTCTGCCGCCGCTGGCAGTGGCGGGCCAGCAGCCGCCGCCATCCCCGGCTCACCCTCGAGAGCCAGTTCTTCCCCCCCGATTTCGCCGCCACCGGCCAGCTGCTCGACGACCTCACCACCCGCCTGGCCGCCCAGGGCCTGCAGGTGCAGGTGCTCACCGGCATGCCCGCCTATGCCTAGAACCGCGCCCAGGCCAAGCGCATTGAATTCCGCCCCAACAGCTGCATCCGCCCCACCCAGGCCTCCCGCTTCTGGCCCCAGCGCATCCGCGGCCGCGCCATCAACGGCATCCTCTTCTGCCTGCGCATCACCCTGCGCCTGCTGCGCTCTTCCCGCCGCGGCGACCTGATCCTCTACACCACCGAACCCCCCTACCTGCCGCTGCTCGGCTGGCTGCTGCATCGCCTCACCCGCACCCCCTATCTCGTCCTCCTCTACGACCTCTACCCCGATGTGCTGGTGGAGCTCGGCGTGCTCCCCGCCGGCCATGGCCTGGTGCAGCTCTGGCGCCAGTTCAACCGTTGGGTGTTTGCCGATGCCCAGCAATTGATCGTGCTCTCTGAGCCCATGGCCGTTCGCGTGCGCAATCACGCCCCTGCCGCCGCCGCCAAGCTCACGGTGATTCCCAGCTGGGCGGATCCCGCCCAGATCCATCCCCGCCCCAAAGCCGACAACTGGTTTGCCACCCAGCACCAGCTCGCCGATCGCTTTGTGGTGCTCTATTCCGGCAACCAGGGCCGCTGCCACGATCTGGTCACCGTGATGGCCGCCGCACTGCTGCTGCGTCAGCAGCCCGATGTGCTGTTTCTGTTCATCGGCAAGGGGCCGCAGCACCAGCGCCTGCTGGAGCTCGTGCACGACTGGGGCCTGGGCAACTGCCGCTTCCTGCCCTATCAGGAGCTCAGCGATCTGCCCTATTCCCTGGCTGCCGCTGATCTGGCCTTGGTCACCCTCGGCATCGAAGCGGAGGGGTTGGTGGCGCCCTCCAAGCTCTATGGCCACCTCGCCGCCGCTACACCAATCGCTGCCATCACGCCCGCCAGCTCCTACCTGCGCAAGCTGGTGGAACAGGAGGGCTGCGGCCGCTGGTTTGCCAATGGCGACGCCCAAGGCCTGGCCGATTGGATCCTGGAGCTCAAGGCCAATCGCCAGCAGGCCGTGGCCTGCGGCAACCGGGCCCGCAACCTGCTGCTGCGCACCGCCACTCCCGATCTGGTTATCGCCCAATACCTGCAGTTGATTCAGCAGCACCTGCCCGACCACAAGCCGCTCACACCGCCACCTCCGGCCCCCCGGTTTCAGTAAAGATGTCACCCCTCTGATCCGTACACCCGGGGGCTTGAGGAGATGACCAATGCGCCGATACAGCGAGGCCGTCAAGGCTGATGTGAGAAGGCGGATGAGCCCGCCGCAACGCCAGAGCGTGGCCCGGATTTCAGAAGAGCTGGGCATCCTCGTGATCACCTTCTACAAACGGAGGAAGACTTGGCGGTTGCAGGAGGAGGTGGTGCCGGCATCAGAGAAGGAACCAGAAGGCTGGAGCCGGCCCGTGCCAGCCGCCGCCCCTGGTCCTTCACGCCGACAACGGCAATGCCATTTCCAGACCAAGGGTCTCGAACGTCAACCCCTACTCGGAATCCCTGTTCCGCACGCTCAAGTACCGGCCCGACTACCCCAGCCGGCCATTCGCCAGCAAAATCGAAGCCTGCGAGTGGGTGGTGTCATTTGTGGACTGGTACAACCACCGGCACCGCCTGAGGAGCTCGTCAGCCGAGATTTTTAGTGCCTTTGATATGCCGTTATCGTGAAAACGTTGATTCATGGGTGTTGAGGCTGGCCGCCGTGAATGATCCTGGCTAAAAATTTGTAATTCATGTCAGCTGGGCTGAGCCATGCGCAGCACCATCACGGCCCGGGGTCAAACGGTGATCCCCGCCCCCATTCGTGCCCGTTTTTCCCTTGGTCCGTCCCAGCGTCTGGAATGGTTTGTGGATGCCGATGGCTCCATCCGCGTGGTGCCGGTGGACCTGTCGCCAGTGAAGGCCTTTCGTGGCGTGGGGCGCCGCGGCGGCTCCACCGAGCGGCTCCTGGCTGATCGTGAAGCTGATCGTGAAACCGAGCGGCGGGCAGAGCCGGGCTTCGGCCTCTGATGGCAGCGCTGCTTCTGCTGGATACCTCGGCCCTGCTCACCCTGCGCGACGATGAACCCGGCGCCGATCGGGTCGAACAGGCGCTCGAGCGCCAAGGCCGCTGTTATGCCTGCTTTCTCAGCCGGATGGAGGTGCTCTATCGGGTCTGGAAAGACGAAGACGAGCGCGCCGGACGCCTGGCCTATGAGCAGCTCAAGGCTCTGCCGCTGCGCTGGATCGAGGCTTCTGAGCCCTTGCTCGAGCAGGCCGCCAGCATCAAGGCCCGCTACGCCTTGTCTCTGGCTGACTCCTGGATTGCCGCTGCGGCCCAGCAGGTGGGGGCCATCCTCCTCCACAAGGATCCCGAGCTTCGGGCGATCGCCGATTTATCCCAGGAGTGGCTCGGCTGAATGTGCGGTTTCGCAGGCCTCTGGCGGCCCACAGCCGCACCTGCGCCCGCGCCTGTCCCCGACGATTCCGGTCTCTGGTGTGACCCACCAGCCGATGGCCAGCGCCAGTGAGCGCTTTGTGATCGCCTTCAACGGCGAGATTTACAACCACCAAGCCCTGCGCCGCGAACTGGAAGCCGCAGGCCTGTGCAGCGGCGCTTCGGCGGCCTGCCGCCCCTCGCCCGCCGCGCCCTGGCCCGAAGCCTCGCGCTCCTGCCTGTGTCTGCCGCCGGCCTCGCCCGCGACAAGCAGCGCAAGCTGGCCGCCGCCATCCGCGCTGCCGGCTCCCTGGAGCAGCTGCACGCGGCCCTCACCAGCGTGTGGGCCGATCCGGCCGTGCTGCTGCAGCCCCACTGGCAGAGCGCCGCGGCCGAAGCCGGAGCCCTTCCCGAGGCGCCCACCGCCGCCGAGCAGTTGATGCTCGCCGATGCCCGCACCTATCTCCTCGCCGACATCCTCGTGAAGGGCGATCGGGCGGCCATGGCAGTGGGTCTGGAAACCCGCGCCCCCTTCCTCGATCACCGCGTCGCCGCCGTGGCCTGGCGTTTGCCCCTGGCCCTCAAGATCCGCGGCGGCACCGGCAAGTGGGCCCTGCGGCAGCTGCTCCATCGCCATGTGCCCCCCGAGCTGATCGATCGCCCCAAGGCCGGTTTCGCGATGCCGATCGGCGCCTGGCTGCGCGGCCCCTTGCGCCCCTGGGCCGAGGACCTGCTCGATCCCCAGCTGCTGCAGCGCCAGGGCTATCTCCAGCCCGCGCCCATCCAGCATCTCTGGCGTGCCCCCTCAACGCGATTCGCGAGTTGATGATGGGGCTTTGATCCACTTCTCACCGGCAGCAATGTGGTGCCCTGGCGGAAGCGTTGCTCGACTTTCAGGGTCCAGCCGACCTGGCGGCCTGGCTGGCCGCTACTCCATCCGCCAACGCCAACAGCCCGGCCTGCTGATCATCCCGCTGGCAAAAGCGATGGTGTGGCGCTTTCTCACGTTGATGCGCTGGTGCCACTTCGTTTTCCTTGTGATCTCAGGCGCACACCCGAGCACTTTCGAGCTGGTGTGCACTGAGAACCGCGTGAGAACCGCGAGTCGGTGCTCAAGCTGGCAGCGGATGGTCCCGCAATGGTGAGCTTTTCTTTCAGCTCAAGCTGTTCGTCAATCGCGAAGGGCGATGCGTTCAGACGCTCAGCCACCTGCGCCGCAGGTCGATGATTGGGATGGACGGGTTGCGCCATGATCCGCACCACGCCGTTTTCAGGGATCGGACAGGTAGCCCATCCATGGTCGAGCTCCTGTCTGCGCGCCATCATGAGGCGATGAACCGTTCCCGCGACTGGTTGCATCAAGCCCAGGCAGACCTCGAACAAGCCCAGCTCAGTGCTGGGGCGGGTCACCACGAATGGGCCTGCTTTGCCTGTCACCAGGCGGTGGAGAAAGCGCTCAAGGCCCTGCATCTGCACCTGGGCCAGCAGGCCTGGGGTCATGGTCTGGGACGCTGCTATCGCGATCTTCCCCCCGAGGCCTCTGCGCCCCTGGCTGAGGTTGTTCCTGATCTGGAAGATCGGCTGCGGCCGCCT
Coding sequences within it:
- a CDS encoding DUF1778 domain-containing protein; translation: MTSAKPQGLRLAKTSRIELRATEHDRDLLDRAAAALGTDRSSFLLAQGRLAAQRVLADREQFVLDHEGQLEWERINSRPARSLPGLARLLERPSPFR
- a CDS encoding glycosyltransferase family 4 protein — encoded protein: MLYTTEPPYLPLLGWLLHRLTRTPYLVLLYDLYPDVLVELGVLPAGHGLVQLWRQFNRWVFADAQQLIVLSEPMAVRVRNHAPAAAAKLTVIPSWADPAQIHPRPKADNWFATQHQLADRFVVLYSGNQGRCHDLVTVMAAALLLRQQPDVLFLFIGKGPQHQRLLELVHDWGLGNCRFLPYQELSDLPYSLAAADLALVTLGIEAEGLVAPSKLYGHLAAATPIAAITPASSYLRKLVEQEGCGRWFANGDAQGLADWILELKANRQQAVACGNRARNLLLRTATPDLVIAQYLQLIQQHLPDHKPLTPPPPAPRFQ
- a CDS encoding AbrB/MazE/SpoVT family DNA-binding domain-containing protein; the protein is MRSTITARGQTVIPAPIRARFSLGPSQRLEWFVDADGSIRVVPVDLSPVKAFRGVGRRGGSTERLLADREADRETERRAEPGFGL
- a CDS encoding PIN domain-containing protein, which gives rise to MAALLLLDTSALLTLRDDEPGADRVEQALERQGRCYACFLSRMEVLYRVWKDEDERAGRLAYEQLKALPLRWIEASEPLLEQAASIKARYALSLADSWIAAAAQQVGAILLHKDPELRAIADLSQEWLG
- a CDS encoding asparagine synthase C-terminal domain-containing protein; translation: MQRRFGGLPPLARRALARSLALLPVSAAGLARDKQRKLAAAIRAAGSLEQLHAALTSVWADPAVLLQPHWQSAAAEAGALPEAPTAAEQLMLADARTYLLADILVKGDRAAMAVGLETRAPFLDHRVAAVAWRLPLALKIRGGTGKWALRQLLHRHVPPELIDRPKAGFAMPIGAWLRGPLRPWAEDLLDPQLLQRQGYLQPAPIQHLWRAPSTRFAS
- a CDS encoding HEPN domain-containing protein → MNRSRDWLHQAQADLEQAQLSAGAGHHEWACFACHQAVEKALKALHLHLGQQAWGHGLGRCYRDLPPEASAPLAEVVPDLEDRLRPPPKRGRFLPCPCAR